Proteins co-encoded in one Rhopalosiphum maidis isolate BTI-1 chromosome 2, ASM367621v3, whole genome shotgun sequence genomic window:
- the LOC113551260 gene encoding LARGE xylosyl- and glucuronyltransferase 1-like: MEKELRLLRRQLSMTQNHLLAAMKTSLFPVSPTDSPQLLPETPAPCSSQKITDTVDKCEVIEVGIVCAGYNSTRSVVTLIKSILFYRKNPLRFHFVVDIISRKILKTLFDTWKIPQLEIEFYPAEKIIADVSWINNKHYSGVYGLMKLCLTQVFPDTLKQVLVLDTDITFATDIAQLWLMLKRFKKEQALGLVENQSDWYLGKLWKKHKPWPALGRGYNTGVILMDLRKLRLIGWNGLWRSVAVKTLVTHYWTSLADQDIFNTIIKERPELLYPMPCQWNVQLSDNTRSELCYAEVIELKIIHWNSPKKLKVKNKHVEFFRNLYLTFLEYDGNLLQRELFGCNYSSSTQDVPEISEDDLCYEFRRAGMASLRTHLYFLDFDYQSSPDECDITLVAQLSMDRLQMVEMLCEYWDGPISLSLYMSDAEAQQFLSYAQNSEVLRNRKNIGYHVVYKEGDFYPINLLRNVALENVVTPYVFLSDIDFLPMSGLYSYLKKYIFIMNIKSSDKALIVPAFETQRYRTAFPQTKADILRMLDDGALFSFRYHVWPKGHAATNYAKWKGSTVPYKVSWEPDYEPYVVVRSDVPKYDTRFVGFGWNKVSHIMELEARGYTFIVLPNAFIIHMPHAPSFDIAKFRGSSQYRRCLKILKNEFIEDLRIRYSKRLNHTES; the protein is encoded by the exons ATGGAAAAAGAGCTGAGATTATTAAGAAGGCAGCTTAGTATGAcacaaaatcatttattagcTGCAATGAAGACGTCATTATTTCCGGTTTCGCCTACTGATTCACCACAGCTATTACCAGAAACTCCTGCTCCTTGCTCCTCTCAAAAG ATTACAGATACGGTAGATAAATGCGAAGTAATTGAAGTCGGAATCGTGTGTGCTGGTTATAATTCTACTCGTTCAGTAGTAACACTAATCAaatcaatactattttatcGTAAAAACCCACTGAGATTTCATTTTGTCGTGGATATTATAtcaagaaaaattttaaaaactttgtttGATACTTGGAAAATACCTCAAT TGGAAATAGAGTTTTATCCagctgaaaaaataatagccGATGTCTCTtggataaacaataaacattattctgGGGTTTATGGTTTGATGAAACTATGTTTAACTCAGGTATTTCCAGATACATTGAAACAGGTCCTAGTTTTGGATACAGATATTACTTTCGCAACAGATATAGCTCAGTTGTGGTTAATGTTAAAACGCTTCAAAAAAGAACAA gcgTTAGGATTGGTCGAGAATCAAAGCGATTGGTATCTTGGCAAACTGTGGAAAAAACATAAGCCATGGCCTGCGCTCGGACGAGG TTACAACACGGGTGTGATACTAATGGACTTAAGGAAATTACGTTTAATTGGCTGGAACGGATTATGGAGATCGGTGGCAGTAAAAACTCTAGTGACACATTACTGGACCAGTCTGGCTGATCAAGACATTTTTAACACGATTATTAAAGAACGACCGGAACTCCTTTACCCCATGCCATGCCAATGGAATGTCCAACTCAGTGACAACACTAGGAGTGAACTGTGTTACGCCGAAGTTATCGAGTTAAAG ATAATTCATTGGAATTCGCCGAAGAAacttaaagtaaaaaacaaacatgttgaattttttcgaaatttataTCTTACATTCTTGGAATACGATGGAAATTTGCTTCAAAGGGAACTTTTTGGTTGTAATTATTCATCCAGTACTCAAGATGTACCTGAA atcAGTGAAGATGACCTCTGTTACGAGTTCAGAAGAGCAGGCATGGCTAGTCTAAGGACtcacttatattttttggattttgaTTACCAGTCATCGCCAGATGAATGTGACATTACACTTGTTGCTCAGCTGTCAATGGATAGACTTCAAATGGTTGAAATGTTATGCGAGTATTGggatg GTCCAATAAGCTTAAGTCTTTATATGTCTGATGCCGAAGCTCAACAGTTTTTGAGCTATGCTCAAAATTCGGAAGTGCTAAGGAATCGTAAAAATATTGGATACCACGTAGTTTATAAAGAAGGG gaCTTTTATCCTATAAATTTATTGCGGAATGTTGCTTTGGAAAATGTTGTAACACCATATGTATTCTTATCTGACATCGATTTCTTGCCAATGAGTGGCCtatactcgtatttaaaaaagtacatttttataatgaacatTAAGTCTTCCGATAAA GCATTAATCGTACCTGCTTTTGAAACTCAAAGATATCGAACTGCATTTCCACAAACTAAAGCAGATATACTGAGAATGTTAGACGACGGAGCTTTATTCTCATTTAGATATCACGTGTGGCCAAAAGGGCATGCGGCAACAAATTACGCCAAATGGAAAGGATCTACTGTTCCATAtaaa GTATCATGGGAACCAGATTATGAACCTTATGTAGTGGTACGCAGTGATGTTCCAAAATATGATACCAGATTTGTCGGTTTCGGTTGGAATAAAGTGTCACATATCATGGAACTCGAGGCTCGAGGATACACTTTTATTGTACTTCCAAATgcgtttataattcatatgcCTCATGCGCCAAGTTTCGATATTGCCAAATTTCGAGGTTCTTCTCAATATAGAAG ATGTTTGAAGATTCTTAAGAACGAGTTCATAGAAGACTTACGCATACGGTATTCAAAACGATTAAATCACACCGAGAGTTAA